In the genome of Hymenobacter taeanensis, one region contains:
- a CDS encoding KpsF/GutQ family sugar-phosphate isomerase — MKQQNDPILIAKKVLQQEAEAIQGVADVIGNSPDFAQCVAAILSLRGRVVVTGIGKSAHIAGKMVATLNSTGTPALFMHAADAIHGDLGMIQADDFVIAISKSGDTPEIKVLVPLLKRKGVPLAALVSNAESYLAVQANYVLHAPVTREACPHNLAPTTSTTAALALGDALAVCLLESRAFSRQDFARLHPGGTLGKELYLKVGDLSRQNQQPRVRDDAALKEIILEISGKRLGATAVLNTQEELVGIITDGDLRRMLTTFEGRLDAVRALDILTPAPVTIDIDDFAVEALARMQARNITQLVVTDDGRFCGFIHLHDLLREGLV; from the coding sequence TTGAAACAGCAGAACGACCCCATCCTGATTGCAAAAAAAGTGCTTCAGCAAGAAGCTGAGGCTATTCAGGGAGTAGCCGATGTTATAGGCAACAGCCCGGATTTTGCACAATGCGTAGCTGCTATTCTCTCTTTACGTGGTAGGGTGGTAGTAACTGGCATTGGGAAAAGCGCCCACATTGCAGGCAAAATGGTAGCCACGCTAAATTCTACGGGTACTCCGGCCCTGTTTATGCACGCCGCCGACGCCATTCACGGCGACTTAGGCATGATTCAGGCCGATGATTTCGTCATTGCCATCAGCAAGAGCGGCGACACGCCCGAGATAAAAGTGCTGGTGCCTTTGCTCAAGCGCAAAGGAGTGCCGCTGGCCGCCTTGGTCAGCAACGCTGAATCATATTTGGCAGTGCAGGCCAATTACGTGCTGCACGCCCCCGTAACCCGCGAGGCCTGCCCCCATAATCTGGCACCTACCACCAGCACTACTGCCGCCTTGGCCCTGGGCGATGCGCTGGCGGTATGCCTGCTGGAAAGCCGCGCTTTTAGCCGGCAAGACTTTGCCCGCCTGCACCCGGGAGGTACCTTGGGCAAAGAGCTCTACCTTAAAGTGGGGGACCTCAGCCGCCAGAACCAGCAACCCCGGGTGCGCGATGATGCCGCCCTGAAAGAAATAATTCTGGAGATATCAGGCAAGCGCCTTGGTGCCACGGCCGTGCTCAATACCCAAGAAGAACTGGTAGGCATTATAACTGATGGCGACCTGCGCCGTATGCTTACCACCTTTGAAGGCCGGCTAGACGCCGTCAGGGCCCTTGACATTCTAACCCCCGCCCCCGTTACCATCGATATCGACGACTTTGCCGTGGAAGCACTAGCCCGCATGCAGGCCCGTAATATCACCCAGCTAGTAGTAACCGATGACGGGCGCTTCTGCGGGTTCATTCATCTGCACGATTTGCTGCGGGAAGGACTGGTGTAG
- the recQ gene encoding DNA helicase RecQ, with protein MPAAVKIQVKQEADLKGKLKEVFGYGQFRGVQEDIIQNVIRGNNTFVIMPTGAGKSLCYQLPALVLPGTAIVISPLIALMKNQVDQLNAFGVNAQFLNSTLSKSEMNKVKKDVISGEVKLLYVAPESLTKEETIEFLQKATISFVAIDEAHCISEWGHDFRPEYRKIRSIIDGLGVQVPVIALTATATPKVQQDIQKNLQMDDASVFKTSFNRTNLYYEVRPKHNTKKQLIQYVKQRKGLAGIVYCLSRKKVEEIAELLRVNDVRALPYHAGLDPHVRMANQDAFLNEDCDVIVATIAFGMGIDKPDVRFVIHFDTPKSIEGYYQETGRGGRDGLEGDCLMFYSYDDIVKLEKFNKDKPVTERDNSKLLLQEMANYADSAVCRRKQLLHYFGESYPTDCGFCDNCKHPRARFEAKNEVVMALKAVVQTEERFGLDHIGTVLMGMNNPHVESYGHDQLPVYGQGKDHDAQFWHSLLRQVLLAGYLEKDIENFGVIKISQKGIDFIENPHSIKLTQDHNYEEEVKEEQEQEEVQQAAGHDETLFEMLKALRKKIAQQKNLPPYVLFQDPSLKEMATTFPVKMEDLAHVGGVGQGKAQKFGAPFLALIQKYVDENDIITAADVVVKSAVNKSKIKIYIIQQIDKKMDLEEIASSKGIDMRELMEEIEHICYSGTKLNLDYYIDGVLDQDRQEEITEYFLQASTDNIAVALKELGSDDYTEEDLRLMRIKFLSEYAN; from the coding sequence ATGCCAGCCGCCGTGAAAATTCAAGTGAAGCAAGAGGCTGATCTGAAAGGCAAGTTAAAGGAAGTTTTTGGGTACGGTCAGTTCCGGGGCGTGCAGGAGGATATTATCCAAAACGTCATCCGAGGCAACAATACCTTCGTGATTATGCCCACTGGGGCAGGCAAGAGCTTGTGCTATCAGCTCCCGGCCTTGGTGTTGCCTGGCACGGCCATCGTGATTTCACCGCTTATCGCCCTGATGAAGAACCAGGTAGATCAGCTAAATGCGTTTGGGGTAAATGCTCAGTTTCTGAACTCGACCTTGTCGAAGTCAGAAATGAACAAGGTGAAGAAGGACGTTATCAGCGGCGAGGTAAAGCTGCTGTACGTGGCGCCGGAGTCGCTGACCAAGGAAGAAACCATTGAGTTTCTGCAGAAGGCTACTATCTCCTTTGTGGCTATTGACGAAGCTCACTGCATCTCGGAGTGGGGCCACGACTTCCGTCCCGAGTACCGCAAGATTCGCAGCATTATTGACGGCCTGGGCGTGCAGGTGCCGGTTATTGCCCTCACGGCCACCGCAACGCCCAAGGTGCAGCAGGATATTCAGAAAAACCTGCAGATGGACGACGCCTCGGTGTTCAAGACCTCGTTCAACCGCACCAACCTCTATTACGAGGTGCGCCCCAAGCACAACACCAAGAAGCAGCTGATTCAGTACGTGAAGCAGCGCAAGGGTTTAGCGGGCATTGTGTATTGCCTGAGCCGCAAGAAAGTAGAGGAAATTGCGGAGCTGCTGCGCGTGAATGACGTGCGGGCCCTCCCCTACCACGCCGGCCTTGACCCGCACGTGCGCATGGCTAACCAAGACGCCTTCCTGAACGAAGACTGCGACGTTATTGTGGCCACTATTGCCTTTGGGATGGGCATTGATAAGCCCGATGTGCGGTTCGTGATTCACTTTGACACGCCCAAGAGCATTGAGGGATACTACCAAGAAACCGGCCGCGGCGGCCGCGACGGCCTGGAGGGCGACTGCCTGATGTTCTACAGCTACGACGACATTGTAAAGCTGGAGAAATTTAACAAAGACAAGCCCGTAACCGAGCGCGATAACTCCAAGCTGTTGCTGCAGGAGATGGCCAACTACGCCGACTCGGCAGTGTGCCGCCGTAAGCAGCTGCTGCATTACTTTGGCGAGAGCTATCCTACCGACTGCGGTTTCTGCGACAACTGCAAACACCCCAGGGCCCGTTTTGAGGCCAAGAACGAGGTGGTAATGGCCCTTAAAGCCGTAGTGCAGACGGAGGAGCGCTTTGGCCTCGACCATATTGGAACGGTGTTGATGGGGATGAATAACCCCCACGTGGAGAGCTATGGCCACGACCAGCTACCGGTATATGGCCAGGGCAAGGACCACGATGCTCAGTTCTGGCACTCTTTATTGCGCCAAGTACTGCTGGCAGGATACCTGGAAAAGGATATCGAGAATTTTGGCGTAATTAAGATCTCGCAGAAGGGTATCGACTTTATTGAGAACCCACATTCGATCAAGCTCACTCAGGACCACAACTACGAGGAAGAGGTGAAAGAAGAACAGGAACAAGAAGAAGTCCAGCAGGCAGCGGGCCACGACGAGACGCTGTTCGAGATGCTGAAGGCGCTGCGCAAGAAAATTGCTCAGCAGAAGAACCTGCCCCCCTACGTTCTCTTCCAAGACCCGTCCTTGAAAGAGATGGCTACTACCTTCCCCGTGAAGATGGAAGACCTGGCTCACGTAGGTGGCGTAGGCCAGGGAAAAGCCCAGAAGTTTGGGGCGCCCTTCCTAGCTCTCATCCAGAAATACGTGGATGAAAATGACATTATAACAGCCGCCGATGTGGTAGTAAAATCGGCCGTTAATAAGTCTAAAATCAAGATCTACATCATTCAGCAGATCGATAAGAAAATGGACCTGGAGGAAATTGCTTCTTCTAAGGGCATTGATATGCGGGAGCTGATGGAGGAGATTGAGCACATCTGCTACTCGGGCACCAAGCTCAACCTCGATTACTATATTGATGGGGTGCTGGACCAAGACCGCCAGGAAGAAATTACCGAATACTTTTTGCAAGCCAGTACCGATAATATTGCGGTAGCCCTGAAAGAGCTGGGCTCTGATGACTACACCGAGGAAGATTTGCGTTTGATGCGCATTAAATTCCTGAGCGAATACGCTAACTAA
- a CDS encoding GNAT family N-acetyltransferase has product MNSIIEPLAWDSRFLGFPVGRLISLNMPEQQLRSTICGAWQEGWRLLYWAVDPDDKTSNQSAQVVGAVLADQKVRFVLDVELTAQPLPPAIQAATTLTPALHELAQQSGMHSRFRLDPHFAPGVYERLYREWIEKSIQGERARIVLQYQPTPTANATGLLTLGVRPGRADIGLLAVDAGMRRQGIGHQLIQGAKHYAAAWYLPQLQVVTQRANTSAYQFYESEGFRLEHEELIYHLWL; this is encoded by the coding sequence ATGAATTCCATTATCGAGCCACTGGCTTGGGATAGTCGCTTTTTAGGGTTTCCGGTCGGACGCCTCATCAGCCTAAACATGCCGGAGCAGCAGTTGCGCTCTACCATTTGTGGGGCCTGGCAGGAAGGCTGGCGGCTTCTGTACTGGGCCGTAGACCCCGATGATAAGACCTCAAACCAAAGTGCTCAGGTGGTAGGGGCAGTACTAGCCGACCAGAAAGTACGCTTTGTACTTGATGTTGAGTTAACTGCTCAGCCGTTGCCACCTGCCATTCAAGCGGCCACTACCCTAACGCCGGCTTTACATGAACTAGCGCAGCAGAGTGGTATGCACTCGCGCTTTCGCCTTGATCCTCATTTTGCCCCAGGAGTGTACGAACGCCTCTATCGGGAGTGGATTGAGAAGAGCATACAGGGTGAAAGAGCACGCATAGTCCTGCAGTACCAGCCCACACCCACTGCTAATGCCACGGGCCTCTTAACCCTGGGTGTGCGCCCCGGCCGGGCCGATATTGGGCTGCTGGCGGTAGATGCAGGTATGCGCAGGCAAGGTATTGGGCATCAGCTGATACAGGGCGCTAAACATTATGCTGCTGCCTGGTACTTACCCCAACTGCAAGTGGTAACACAACGAGCCAACACAAGTGCGTATCAGTTCTATGAGAGCGAGGGCTTCCGGCTAGAGCATGAGGAGTTAATTTATCATCTGTGGTTGTAA
- a CDS encoding BrxA/BrxB family bacilliredoxin: MATYPEYMVAPIRQDLVEAGFEQLMTPEEVDAVLNEQSGTVLVAVNSVCGCAAGKARPALKMAVSSSDKKPNKLVTVFAGMETEAVAKVREHLLPYPPSSPCIALFKDGELVHMIERYHIEGNDLMRIANNLQGAFEEYC; the protein is encoded by the coding sequence ATGGCCACGTACCCAGAATACATGGTAGCCCCGATTCGTCAGGACCTCGTTGAGGCCGGTTTCGAGCAGTTAATGACCCCCGAAGAAGTGGATGCTGTGCTCAATGAGCAGAGCGGCACTGTATTGGTAGCGGTAAACTCAGTGTGTGGTTGCGCCGCCGGTAAGGCCCGCCCCGCCCTGAAAATGGCTGTTTCCAGCTCCGATAAGAAGCCCAACAAGCTGGTAACCGTATTTGCCGGCATGGAAACCGAAGCCGTAGCGAAGGTGCGGGAGCACCTGTTGCCTTACCCACCCAGCAGCCCTTGCATTGCGCTGTTCAAAGATGGTGAGCTGGTGCACATGATTGAGCGCTACCACATTGAAGGCAATGACCTGATGCGCATTGCCAACAACCTGCAGGGCGCATTCGAGGAGTACTGCTAA
- a CDS encoding tetratricopeptide repeat protein, whose product MASVASTAHAQVDTVKATTLPPAQLAEKLYNSGVAKYNQKSYRAAILDFDKALAAKPDFAKAYYNRATTRYELKEYQSAVQDYDAAIKLDAATFGPYFGRGQAREALGQSAEAEQDYTKAAELKADYAPSWYYRGALRFEKGSYQDAKADFDQAIKADPAYAYAWHDRGSAQRQLNNLPAAIQDYSKALSLQPELLPALLNRAATKRRAGDLKGALQDYNDYLSKKQDNALAFTNRGATRFEQGDFKGAVEDFSKAVTLQPDYAYAWNNRAAAYLKLEDFAKAEADASKAISLNAQYAEAYLNRGHAREMLRHPDQACQDWRKAADLGLEVGNTYAANSGCGAQ is encoded by the coding sequence ATGGCCTCTGTTGCCAGCACTGCTCATGCGCAGGTAGATACTGTTAAGGCTACCACGCTGCCACCTGCTCAGCTGGCCGAAAAGCTCTATAACAGCGGAGTGGCGAAGTACAACCAGAAAAGCTACCGGGCCGCTATCCTGGACTTTGACAAGGCTTTGGCTGCCAAGCCTGACTTTGCCAAGGCCTATTACAATCGGGCTACCACGCGCTATGAGCTGAAGGAGTATCAGTCGGCGGTGCAGGACTACGACGCCGCCATTAAGCTCGATGCCGCCACTTTTGGCCCTTATTTCGGGCGTGGTCAGGCTCGGGAGGCGCTGGGTCAGTCGGCGGAGGCGGAGCAGGACTACACCAAAGCGGCAGAGTTGAAAGCAGATTATGCTCCCTCCTGGTATTACCGCGGGGCTTTGCGGTTTGAAAAAGGCAGTTATCAAGATGCAAAAGCCGATTTTGATCAGGCCATTAAGGCTGACCCCGCTTACGCATACGCCTGGCACGACCGGGGAAGCGCCCAGCGCCAGCTCAACAATTTACCTGCCGCCATCCAGGACTACAGCAAAGCCCTGAGCCTGCAGCCTGAGTTGCTGCCTGCCCTGCTAAACCGGGCTGCTACCAAGCGCCGCGCCGGTGACCTAAAAGGCGCCCTCCAGGATTACAACGACTACTTGAGCAAAAAGCAGGATAACGCTCTGGCCTTTACAAACCGGGGTGCCACCCGCTTTGAACAAGGCGACTTTAAGGGGGCGGTAGAAGACTTTTCAAAAGCCGTTACCCTGCAACCTGATTATGCTTACGCCTGGAATAACCGCGCCGCCGCTTATCTCAAGCTGGAGGACTTTGCCAAAGCGGAGGCCGATGCCTCAAAAGCTATTAGTCTGAATGCCCAATACGCAGAGGCCTACCTCAACCGGGGCCACGCTCGCGAGATGCTGCGCCACCCCGACCAAGCCTGTCAGGATTGGCGCAAAGCCGCTGACCTAGGCTTGGAAGTAGGCAACACGTACGCGGCTAACTCGGGCTGCGGGGCACAATAG
- a CDS encoding OmpA family protein: protein MHKYLLAFLLLTTAAHAQNVEFSKDRFGNDKEGLKAALKEVKAGNEWYEMDPPRYEQALGHYLMAQKFNPNNAELNLRIGDSYLHSGFKPRALAYLQKAYQLNPDVDPRIHYLLGRGLHLNAKWQEAIAEYKRATPASGSKNTAAFTEDIQKKIRECENGQKLAAKPTRVFIDNAGPGVNSPYPDYGPVITADESVILFTSRRDNSTGGQRDPETGGFFEDIYQSTRTGPSEWSAARNLGDPVNTEGHDATVGLSPDGQRMLMYMEDNGGDLHEADLRGAQWRKPQKLGSRINSRSHESSAAYTPDGRSLYFVTDKEGGLGSRDIYKIEIDGRGQAQNLGPVINTQYGEEGVFLHPDGKTMYFSSEGHNSMGGYDIFKSVYENGKWSAPENLGWPINTPDDDVFFVISASGRHGYYSSFRDDGLGSKDIYQITFLGPEKQPLLSQEDQLLASRVQPVKETLLAPPVAIASAQVTILKGTVTDEKTKEPLEATLDVIDNSRNEVIASFRANAQSGRYLVSLPSGVNYGIVVRQEGYLFHSENFDLPAGATYSEVVKDIALKKLDIGVKVVLNNIFFDFDKATLRAESTSELERLQKLLTETPALRLEISGHTDNVGNAAYNKDLSQRRAKAVVDYLVQKGITKDRLTFAGYGDTQPVAPNTTKGGRQLNRRTEFKVTGK from the coding sequence ATGCATAAATACCTACTCGCCTTCCTGCTACTCACTACTGCCGCGCACGCGCAGAATGTTGAGTTCAGCAAAGACCGGTTTGGCAATGATAAGGAAGGTCTTAAGGCAGCCCTTAAGGAGGTGAAAGCGGGCAATGAGTGGTACGAAATGGACCCTCCGCGCTATGAGCAGGCTCTGGGGCACTACCTGATGGCTCAGAAGTTCAACCCCAATAATGCCGAGCTTAATCTCCGCATCGGAGACAGCTACCTGCACTCTGGGTTTAAGCCCCGGGCCCTCGCTTATCTGCAGAAGGCTTACCAGCTTAACCCCGATGTAGACCCACGGATACATTACCTGCTGGGCCGTGGCTTGCACCTCAATGCTAAATGGCAGGAGGCTATTGCCGAGTATAAGCGGGCTACTCCGGCCAGCGGTTCTAAAAATACGGCGGCCTTCACCGAGGATATTCAAAAGAAAATTCGGGAGTGCGAAAACGGTCAGAAACTAGCGGCTAAACCCACCCGGGTATTCATTGACAATGCCGGACCGGGCGTAAACTCCCCCTACCCCGACTACGGCCCCGTAATTACCGCCGATGAATCCGTAATTCTCTTCACTTCTCGGCGAGATAACTCCACGGGTGGGCAACGCGACCCGGAAACCGGCGGTTTTTTCGAAGACATTTACCAAAGCACCCGCACGGGGCCTAGCGAATGGTCGGCGGCCCGTAACCTCGGTGACCCCGTGAATACTGAGGGCCACGATGCCACCGTAGGCCTCTCGCCCGATGGACAGCGGATGCTGATGTATATGGAAGACAACGGCGGCGACCTGCACGAGGCAGACCTGCGTGGGGCCCAGTGGCGCAAGCCCCAGAAGCTGGGCTCCCGCATCAATAGCCGCTCGCACGAGTCATCAGCAGCCTACACACCCGATGGCCGCAGCCTGTATTTTGTGACCGACAAAGAGGGTGGCCTGGGTAGCCGCGACATTTACAAAATTGAGATTGACGGCCGCGGCCAAGCCCAAAACTTAGGTCCGGTTATCAATACCCAATACGGTGAGGAAGGCGTATTCCTGCACCCCGATGGTAAAACCATGTACTTCTCGTCAGAAGGCCATAACTCCATGGGCGGGTACGACATTTTCAAATCGGTGTATGAAAATGGCAAATGGAGCGCCCCCGAAAACCTCGGTTGGCCCATTAATACCCCCGATGATGATGTATTCTTTGTGATTTCGGCATCGGGGCGTCACGGCTATTACTCTTCCTTCCGCGACGATGGCCTGGGCTCTAAGGACATCTACCAGATTACTTTCCTGGGCCCCGAGAAGCAGCCCCTGCTAAGCCAGGAGGACCAGTTATTGGCCTCCCGGGTGCAGCCAGTAAAAGAGACCCTGCTGGCCCCGCCAGTAGCTATTGCCTCGGCCCAGGTTACAATTCTTAAGGGTACGGTTACCGACGAAAAAACCAAGGAACCGCTGGAGGCAACCCTTGACGTAATTGACAACTCACGTAACGAGGTTATTGCTTCGTTCAGGGCCAATGCGCAGTCGGGGCGCTATTTAGTGTCGTTGCCCTCGGGTGTTAATTATGGCATTGTTGTTCGGCAGGAAGGCTACCTCTTCCACTCCGAGAATTTTGACCTGCCTGCTGGCGCCACTTACTCTGAAGTAGTGAAGGACATTGCCCTGAAGAAGCTTGATATTGGGGTGAAGGTGGTACTGAACAACATCTTCTTTGACTTTGATAAAGCCACACTGCGCGCCGAAAGCACCAGTGAGTTGGAGCGCCTCCAGAAGCTGTTGACTGAAACTCCTGCCCTGCGCCTGGAAATTTCGGGACATACTGATAATGTAGGCAATGCCGCCTATAACAAGGACCTAAGCCAGCGTCGGGCTAAAGCGGTAGTAGATTACCTGGTGCAGAAGGGCATCACCAAAGACCGGCTCACGTTTGCGGGGTACGGCGACACTCAACCCGTAGCCCCTAATACCACAAAAGGAGGCCGCCAGCTCAACCGGCGCACTGAGTTTAAAGTCACGGGCAAGTAA
- a CDS encoding ABC transporter substrate-binding protein, producing MKRSILGLFLLLWSGLVGCSTTVSSPPDAVRIRWARDPENLDPLIVKTSGALEVISLLHCSLLQPSEAKGEFLPWLAQEFPSVKRLGDSLMLVTYQIRPEATWDNGTPVSASDVVFTVKLMHCQGLPIELAQARFGFVEDVIPTPGSPRRFSLLCRGQSIDYIRSSGDFSILPEYALDPKHTLRAVSVAEMHKPLPVVQAFAKRYLAAQFSRHPERVPGCGPYNLASWQPGRQLTLTRKPKWWADRVSPQPPQLQAYPHGINYQIIPDAATAVLALRRGNIDLYPLIPATEFARLQQSPADRRHLQFLTADSYEFLAAHFNTRAPLLQDRLTRQALTHLFNVPALIQATQLGHAYASVGLISPRVKQFYNDSLPLLKYSPEQTAQLLRQAGWQQQPERNWSRITEAGTQQQLRLSVSYRAGEPSFETAALQFQAAAAAVGIPIELRPTEASLLNRQQQQGSTQISLLNLSGNPFAYDFTPILHSQSTGLYNISGFGTPSSDRLIEAIAKEDNPVAKARLLRRFQQLIYEERPLTVLYFLQYRIAAARRLGKIAVSGLKPGYIVTSIHSDSVAQER from the coding sequence ATGAAAAGAAGTATACTTGGTTTGTTTCTGCTGTTGTGGAGTGGTCTGGTAGGCTGCTCCACAACAGTTTCATCTCCACCTGATGCGGTGCGCATCCGCTGGGCTCGTGACCCAGAAAACCTCGATCCACTGATTGTCAAAACTTCAGGGGCACTTGAGGTAATTAGCTTGCTGCACTGCAGTCTGTTGCAGCCCAGCGAAGCGAAAGGGGAGTTTCTACCCTGGCTGGCCCAGGAGTTTCCGAGCGTTAAACGCCTCGGCGACTCCCTGATGCTGGTTACTTACCAGATTCGTCCGGAAGCCACCTGGGACAACGGCACTCCGGTATCAGCCAGCGACGTGGTATTTACCGTGAAGCTGATGCACTGCCAGGGTCTCCCCATCGAGCTGGCGCAAGCCCGCTTTGGTTTCGTAGAAGATGTAATTCCAACCCCCGGCAGCCCCCGCCGTTTTTCGCTGCTGTGTCGGGGGCAGTCTATTGACTACATCCGTAGCTCCGGCGACTTCAGCATTTTGCCTGAGTATGCGCTAGACCCCAAACATACATTGCGGGCCGTCTCAGTAGCCGAAATGCACAAGCCCCTACCGGTGGTGCAAGCCTTCGCGAAGCGGTATTTAGCGGCGCAGTTTTCCCGTCACCCAGAGCGTGTTCCGGGCTGTGGGCCTTACAATTTAGCGAGTTGGCAACCCGGCCGGCAGCTCACTCTTACCCGAAAACCAAAGTGGTGGGCCGACCGAGTATCGCCGCAACCTCCGCAGCTGCAGGCCTACCCGCACGGCATCAACTACCAGATCATTCCTGATGCTGCCACTGCCGTATTAGCCCTGCGCCGGGGTAATATTGATTTATACCCCTTGATTCCGGCCACAGAGTTTGCCCGCTTGCAGCAGTCGCCCGCTGACCGGCGGCACCTGCAGTTTCTTACCGCCGACTCTTACGAGTTTTTGGCAGCCCATTTCAATACCAGGGCTCCGTTATTACAAGATAGGCTCACCCGGCAGGCCCTTACGCATTTATTCAACGTTCCGGCGCTCATTCAGGCTACGCAACTAGGCCACGCTTACGCTAGCGTTGGCCTCATTAGTCCTCGTGTAAAGCAGTTCTATAATGATAGTCTGCCCCTGCTTAAGTACAGCCCAGAGCAAACTGCCCAATTACTGCGGCAAGCGGGGTGGCAGCAGCAACCCGAACGTAACTGGTCTCGCATTACCGAGGCCGGCACTCAGCAGCAACTGCGGCTCAGCGTGAGTTACCGTGCCGGCGAGCCTTCCTTTGAAACAGCGGCCTTACAGTTTCAGGCCGCTGCTGCCGCCGTTGGTATCCCTATTGAGTTGCGCCCTACGGAGGCCTCTTTGCTTAACCGGCAGCAACAGCAAGGGAGCACTCAGATTAGTTTGCTTAACCTGAGCGGCAACCCATTTGCCTACGACTTCACCCCTATTCTGCACTCTCAAAGCACAGGGCTATATAACATATCAGGCTTTGGCACGCCATCGAGTGACCGACTCATTGAAGCCATTGCTAAGGAAGACAACCCGGTGGCGAAGGCTCGTTTGCTCCGTAGGTTTCAGCAGCTGATTTATGAGGAGCGGCCACTTACGGTGCTGTATTTCCTACAATACCGGATAGCCGCAGCACGGCGTTTGGGTAAAATTGCGGTATCGGGTCTGAAACCTGGGTATATCGTTACCAGCATTCATTCAGATTCTGTGGCTCAGGAACGCTGA